One window of the Sulfurospirillum oryzae genome contains the following:
- a CDS encoding response regulator transcription factor: MSGLSKLTVLFVEDEEYLRNALESAIGDEFAKFIVARDGDDGLKKFKKYKPDIVVTDIMMPVMDGLMMAKEIKHISKQTPIVILSAFSEKERLLEAIDVGIDKYLIKPIDPDELLKTLQFVSKEMLDQSDSVELGFGYQFDKSRRVLVKEGKTIFLTKKELLFISILVKNLGVFVLHEEIKKYVWTNKKVTDSAIRTFIKRVREKTDKEFIKNIPGLGYKINTQER, translated from the coding sequence ATGAGTGGATTATCAAAATTGACGGTTTTGTTTGTCGAGGATGAAGAATATCTAAGAAATGCTTTAGAAAGTGCAATTGGAGATGAATTTGCCAAGTTTATTGTTGCACGCGATGGCGATGATGGATTGAAAAAGTTTAAAAAATATAAGCCAGATATTGTTGTAACTGACATTATGATGCCTGTAATGGATGGCTTAATGATGGCTAAAGAGATCAAACACATCTCAAAACAGACCCCAATTGTTATTTTAAGTGCATTTAGTGAAAAAGAGCGCCTTTTAGAGGCAATTGATGTAGGTATTGATAAATACTTAATTAAACCTATTGATCCAGATGAGCTTCTAAAAACACTACAGTTTGTTTCCAAAGAGATGTTAGATCAAAGTGATAGTGTCGAACTTGGTTTCGGGTATCAGTTTGACAAAAGCAGACGTGTTCTTGTTAAAGAAGGGAAAACAATCTTTTTAACAAAGAAGGAGTTACTTTTTATCTCAATCTTAGTTAAAAATTTAGGTGTATTCGTTCTTCATGAAGAGATTAAAAAGTATGTTTGGACAAACAAAAAAGTAACAGATTCAGCCATCCGTACTTTTATTAAACGAGTGCGTGAAAAAACTGACAAAGAATTTATCAAAAATATCCCCGGTCTTGGCTACAAAATCAATACGCAAGAACGATAA
- a CDS encoding sulfite exporter TauE/SafE family protein — translation MSVAFLGSLGHCIGMCGGFVMAYSSAKIDTSTSSLRQFLCHLTYNLGRISSYTLLGMLFGALGSVFTFSSHINGYFYFVIGIMMVLMGFSMMGKIKFLTSLEATIAFNPFIKKVFSHLIHSNSIASFYGLGLLNGFLPCGLVYFFLAAAATSGSFLFGGLTMVMFGLATMPAMLGLGFVVGFLKGSGFREVMIKIASLIIIGYGIYMTYLGYSAAIA, via the coding sequence ATCAGTGTTGCTTTTCTAGGAAGCTTAGGGCATTGCATCGGTATGTGTGGAGGGTTTGTCATGGCGTATAGTAGCGCTAAGATTGACACTTCCACTTCTTCATTAAGACAATTTTTGTGTCATCTCACTTACAATTTAGGCAGAATTAGCTCTTATACACTCTTAGGAATGCTTTTTGGTGCTCTTGGAAGTGTCTTTACTTTTTCTTCTCACATCAATGGTTATTTTTATTTTGTGATTGGTATTATGATGGTCCTCATGGGATTCTCGATGATGGGGAAAATAAAATTTCTAACTTCGCTAGAAGCAACGATTGCTTTTAATCCTTTCATTAAAAAAGTTTTCTCTCATCTTATTCACTCCAATAGCATAGCAAGTTTTTATGGGCTAGGACTTCTGAACGGCTTTTTACCCTGTGGTTTGGTTTATTTTTTCTTAGCCGCAGCTGCTACCTCAGGTTCTTTTCTTTTTGGTGGATTAACCATGGTGATGTTTGGACTTGCAACAATGCCAGCAATGCTTGGACTTGGCTTTGTTGTAGGCTTCTTAAAAGGAAGCGGATTTCGAGAAGTGATGATTAAAATAGCATCTTTAATTATTATAGGTTACGGTATCTATATGACGTATCTTGGTTATAGTGCGGCAATAGCATGA
- a CDS encoding MotE family protein — MKYIWILLIGTLLCAETIDCTQVFETRKGELLREVEKIDEARQSFEALQGATNALFEKQKTALKEKENSIAKTKQEIEEKEKQIAAMLAENKRLLDLVEAKKSEKIDETYIKMKDAAAAAIIEKLPIHEGAAIMFGLPAKKISQVMAKMNPQVASDITQRLKKGPPFVDDNKTKE, encoded by the coding sequence ATGAAATATATTTGGATCTTATTGATAGGCACTTTACTTTGCGCAGAGACGATTGATTGTACTCAGGTCTTTGAAACGCGTAAAGGAGAGCTTTTGCGTGAAGTTGAGAAAATTGATGAAGCGCGCCAATCCTTTGAAGCCCTGCAAGGTGCAACCAATGCACTCTTTGAAAAACAAAAAACTGCTTTAAAAGAGAAAGAAAACAGTATTGCAAAAACAAAACAAGAGATTGAAGAAAAAGAGAAGCAAATTGCAGCAATGCTTGCTGAAAACAAGCGACTTTTAGATTTGGTTGAAGCGAAAAAAAGCGAAAAGATTGATGAAACTTATATAAAAATGAAAGATGCAGCCGCTGCTGCAATTATTGAAAAATTACCAATTCATGAAGGTGCGGCAATTATGTTTGGATTACCGGCCAAAAAGATTTCTCAAGTCATGGCAAAAATGAACCCTCAAGTTGCTTCAGATATTACACAACGCCTCAAAAAAGGTCCTCCTTTTGTGGATGACAACAAAACAAAAGAGTGA
- a CDS encoding pyridoxal-phosphate-dependent aminotransferase family protein, with the protein MLLLTPGPTPVPEAVRMAMGTPTIHHRTPEFEAIFEKARGYLKQLFDMEEVLMLASSGTGAMEACVLHLCQSKAIVVNSGKFGERFGKICAAYNKPFVEIKNEWDTPVSVDAIVELVKNDESIDAVCMQVCESAGGLRHPVEAVAKAVKAIRPNIMVIADGITAVGVEKVDTTNVDALISGSQKALMLPPGLAFIGLNAKALEIIENGGVGYYFNLKTELKNQRKNTTAWTAATTLVIGLVAMFELIESEGGLDKLYADTAKRALATNKALQALGLHIYPKVPAHAMSAVLHDDASKIRKILKTKYGVNMAGGQDHIKDTLFRINHMGLVNVYETAWTLNAVELALAELGKRAYDGTANRVFTQEFYQG; encoded by the coding sequence ATGTTACTTTTGACACCAGGACCAACTCCCGTTCCTGAAGCGGTACGTATGGCAATGGGTACACCTACGATTCACCATAGAACACCAGAGTTTGAGGCGATTTTTGAAAAAGCTAGAGGCTATTTAAAACAACTGTTTGATATGGAAGAAGTGTTAATGCTCGCAAGCAGTGGAACTGGGGCGATGGAAGCATGTGTTCTGCATTTGTGCCAAAGTAAAGCGATTGTCGTCAATTCGGGCAAATTTGGTGAACGTTTTGGCAAGATTTGCGCAGCGTACAATAAGCCATTTGTCGAAATCAAAAATGAATGGGATACACCTGTTAGTGTTGATGCCATTGTTGAGCTTGTTAAAAACGATGAAAGCATTGATGCTGTTTGTATGCAAGTGTGTGAAAGTGCGGGTGGACTTCGTCATCCTGTTGAAGCAGTTGCAAAAGCTGTTAAAGCCATTCGTCCTAACATCATGGTGATTGCCGATGGCATTACGGCTGTAGGTGTTGAAAAAGTCGACACGACCAATGTTGATGCACTCATTTCTGGAAGCCAAAAAGCGTTGATGCTTCCTCCGGGACTTGCATTTATTGGTCTGAATGCCAAAGCGTTAGAGATCATTGAAAATGGAGGCGTAGGTTACTATTTTAACCTCAAAACCGAACTTAAAAACCAACGTAAAAACACCACCGCATGGACAGCTGCAACAACGCTTGTGATTGGACTTGTTGCCATGTTTGAGCTCATTGAATCTGAAGGCGGTTTGGATAAACTTTATGCCGATACGGCAAAAAGAGCGTTAGCTACCAATAAAGCTTTGCAAGCTCTTGGGCTTCACATTTACCCAAAAGTGCCTGCTCATGCTATGAGTGCAGTGTTGCATGACGATGCGAGTAAAATCCGCAAAATTTTAAAAACAAAATATGGCGTTAATATGGCCGGTGGACAAGATCATATTAAAGATACACTCTTTAGAATCAACCACATGGGACTTGTGAATGTGTATGAGACGGCTTGGACGCTTAATGCTGTAGAGCTTGCACTTGCAGAACTAGGCAAACGCGCTTATGATGGAACTGCCAATAGGGTCTTTACCCAAGAATTTTACCAAGGTTAA
- a CDS encoding methyl-accepting chemotaxis protein: protein MSFKAKIILTISVLMFLSLGTFSLFSYMDTKKNSVVQVEASLQMASHALTDYIDLWVSSKKSGVAGTARSLTNSMDDADLEARLKEMTKTFDAMESYAGFEDGKMIYGSGKKKAEGYDPRSRGWYKQAKSEGKVGITDAYVGATAKVLMVTVMAPIMKNNTLIGVVGIDLPLETLVKAVGDVNFNGGYGMLLDTKKMIVAHPKKELLGTESTLSKEFKEKKEGFVEYEFQGANKIFAFKVSTETGWTPGITFDKETAYAFLSAQIRDLMLMGLVMLILSIGVMIVLIKALLRPLDNLNTVVEELSSSEGDLRQRLSATANDEFAQVSRNINKFIEKLHEIVKKSKTISNENASISEELSRTASEVVRNVDTESKIVENTKEEGIALVK from the coding sequence ATGTCGTTTAAAGCCAAAATCATTCTAACCATCTCTGTGTTAATGTTTTTAAGCTTAGGAACATTTAGCTTATTTAGCTATATGGATACAAAGAAAAATAGCGTTGTGCAAGTTGAAGCTAGCCTACAGATGGCATCACATGCGCTCACTGACTATATTGATCTCTGGGTCTCATCCAAAAAAAGTGGTGTCGCTGGTACTGCACGCTCTTTAACTAATTCAATGGATGATGCTGATTTAGAAGCCAGGCTAAAAGAGATGACTAAAACATTCGATGCAATGGAATCATACGCTGGTTTTGAAGATGGCAAAATGATCTATGGTAGCGGCAAGAAAAAAGCGGAAGGTTACGATCCAAGATCTCGGGGTTGGTATAAGCAGGCTAAAAGCGAAGGAAAAGTCGGCATAACCGATGCCTATGTAGGCGCAACTGCCAAAGTGCTTATGGTTACCGTGATGGCTCCTATTATGAAAAACAATACTTTGATCGGTGTTGTAGGTATTGATCTTCCCTTAGAAACCTTAGTAAAAGCCGTTGGAGATGTTAACTTTAACGGTGGATACGGAATGCTTCTTGACACAAAAAAAATGATTGTGGCACACCCTAAAAAAGAGCTACTCGGTACAGAATCAACACTGAGTAAAGAGTTTAAAGAAAAAAAAGAGGGATTTGTTGAGTATGAATTCCAAGGTGCTAATAAAATTTTTGCCTTTAAGGTATCAACAGAGACAGGCTGGACTCCTGGTATTACCTTTGATAAAGAAACTGCTTATGCCTTTTTGAGTGCTCAAATTAGGGACTTGATGCTTATGGGGCTTGTCATGCTGATTCTCTCCATTGGAGTGATGATCGTGTTAATTAAAGCCTTGCTTCGCCCTCTTGATAATCTCAACACTGTGGTAGAAGAGCTCTCAAGCTCAGAGGGCGATCTTCGTCAACGACTTTCTGCCACTGCTAATGATGAATTTGCTCAAGTCTCTCGTAATATCAATAAATTCATCGAAAAACTCCATGAGATAGTCAAAAAATCTAAAACAATTAGTAATGAAAATGCTTCCATTTCTGAGGAGCTCTCACGTACCGCATCAGAAGTGGTTAGAAATGTGGATACAGAATCTAAAATAGTAGAAAATACCAAAGAAGAAGGAATTGCTTTAGTTAAAA
- a CDS encoding ATP phosphoribosyltransferase regulatory subunit: MIYEHEIPTGSKLYFGESAKLKRKLENVASELFYDAGFEEIVTPFFSYHQHQSIDEKELLRFSDEQNHIVSLRADSTMDVVRLSTKRVGRSTNHSKWFYIQPVFRYPSHEVHQIGAELIGEENLSLSIATSLSIFEKFSLKPLLHVSNINIPKILSEMLSLDLKIFEKGELQKLLALDIPWLTKLTCLQTLDELEAVIKEVPDVLKVELEKLKTLSAHITYDNVVFSPLYYVKMRYYNALFFRFIHKNYTLGVGGSYDCEGIGSSGFGLYTDDLIEILIKRDGQ; this comes from the coding sequence ATGATTTATGAGCACGAGATACCCACGGGAAGTAAGCTTTATTTTGGAGAGAGTGCCAAGTTAAAGCGCAAGCTTGAAAATGTGGCCAGTGAACTTTTTTACGATGCAGGTTTTGAAGAGATTGTAACACCCTTTTTCTCCTATCATCAACACCAAAGCATTGATGAAAAAGAGTTGTTGCGTTTTTCAGATGAACAAAATCATATTGTCTCTCTAAGAGCTGATAGTACGATGGACGTGGTTCGTTTAAGCACCAAAAGGGTTGGTCGAAGTACCAATCATTCTAAATGGTTTTACATCCAGCCCGTTTTTCGCTATCCAAGTCATGAAGTGCATCAAATTGGTGCCGAGCTTATTGGCGAAGAGAATTTGAGCTTGAGTATTGCGACGAGCTTGTCCATCTTTGAGAAGTTTTCACTTAAACCACTTTTACATGTAAGCAATATTAATATCCCTAAAATCCTCTCTGAGATGCTGAGTTTAGACCTCAAAATCTTTGAAAAAGGGGAGCTTCAAAAGCTTTTGGCACTTGATATTCCATGGCTTACAAAGCTCACCTGTTTGCAAACACTCGACGAGCTTGAAGCAGTTATTAAAGAGGTTCCTGATGTGCTTAAAGTTGAGCTTGAAAAGCTGAAAACTCTTTCTGCTCATATTACTTATGATAATGTTGTCTTTTCACCGCTTTACTATGTGAAAATGCGCTATTATAATGCACTGTTTTTTAGATTTATTCATAAAAATTATACACTGGGTGTGGGTGGAAGTTATGACTGCGAGGGCATTGGCTCAAGTGGTTTTGGTCTTTACACCGATGATTTGATCGAAATACTAATTAAAAGAGATGGACAATAA
- a CDS encoding PAS domain-containing sensor histidine kinase: MKLEQYQSAIESSNIISKTDIFGIITFVNDEFCKISGYTKEELVGKNHNIVRHPDVPASTFKQLWQTILQKKTYKSTVKNLAKDGSTFYVNTTVFPILDENGDIEEFIAIRYDVTESVRLSEALIAKDEELEQLNKTLEQRVKEQTKALRILNQTLEERVQEEVEKNREKDRFLFQQSRLASMGEMIANIAHQWRQPLSELNITLYKMNKLYRRQNDGKDIEFEDSYAHAKKIITKMSETIEDFRHFFSPDRQSEYFSLSQVAKEAVDIMRGTLEKNEIEIKIEIKHDAAIKGYFNEFSQVLINLMNNTIDAFSHNKIKNRLIYIEIDTLGQGDAIIKVCDNAGGIEPTILDKIFEPYFTTKHASAGTGLGLYMSKMIINNSMKGFIVAENCNDGVCFTITIPAELSEKEEQ; encoded by the coding sequence ATGAAGTTAGAACAATACCAGAGTGCGATTGAAAGCAGTAATATCATCTCTAAAACCGATATTTTTGGCATTATCACGTTTGTTAACGATGAGTTCTGCAAGATTTCTGGTTACACTAAAGAAGAGTTGGTAGGGAAAAATCACAATATTGTAAGGCATCCTGATGTACCTGCCTCAACCTTTAAACAGCTATGGCAAACGATCCTTCAGAAAAAAACCTATAAATCAACGGTTAAAAATTTAGCAAAAGATGGTAGCACTTTTTATGTCAATACAACAGTTTTTCCTATTTTAGATGAAAATGGCGATATTGAAGAGTTTATTGCTATTCGTTATGATGTAACAGAAAGTGTGCGTTTAAGTGAAGCGTTAATCGCTAAAGATGAGGAGCTAGAACAGCTCAATAAAACGCTAGAGCAAAGAGTTAAAGAGCAGACCAAAGCTTTGAGAATACTCAATCAGACCTTGGAAGAGCGCGTGCAAGAAGAGGTGGAAAAAAATAGAGAAAAAGATCGATTCTTATTTCAGCAATCACGTCTTGCTTCCATGGGTGAGATGATCGCTAATATTGCACATCAATGGCGACAGCCACTCTCTGAGCTGAATATAACGCTTTATAAAATGAATAAGCTCTACCGTCGTCAAAATGATGGTAAAGACATAGAGTTTGAAGACAGTTATGCTCATGCAAAAAAGATTATCACCAAAATGTCTGAAACGATTGAAGATTTTCGTCATTTCTTTAGCCCCGATCGTCAAAGTGAGTATTTTTCCCTTAGCCAAGTTGCAAAAGAAGCCGTAGACATTATGAGAGGGACACTTGAAAAAAATGAGATTGAGATTAAGATAGAGATAAAGCATGATGCAGCAATCAAAGGTTATTTCAATGAATTTTCTCAAGTTCTGATAAATTTAATGAATAACACAATTGATGCATTTTCACACAATAAAATAAAAAATAGATTAATTTATATTGAAATTGACACATTAGGGCAAGGAGATGCTATAATTAAAGTCTGCGATAATGCTGGTGGAATTGAACCAACTATTTTAGATAAGATTTTTGAACCTTATTTTACAACAAAGCACGCAAGTGCAGGGACAGGATTAGGGCTCTATATGAGTAAGATGATTATCAATAATAGCATGAAAGGATTTATCGTTGCAGAAAATTGCAATGATGGCGTTTGTTTTACCATTACTATTCCAGCAGAATTGAGTGAAAAGGAAGAGCAATGA
- a CDS encoding flagellar export protein FliJ gives MKSQFSKIAKIRKQKRDAIERELLKSQNKERMLHHKITALFDEIAAVQMPKEGMVSVLIMVGEQKNILNREKKHCEQELFVVERNTKKLQAEYQKAHVEYEKIKYLEEQELKAMMDKIKREEQLYLDEISTMLFAGEMSKRGRG, from the coding sequence ATGAAAAGCCAGTTCTCTAAGATTGCTAAAATCCGAAAACAAAAACGTGATGCAATCGAAAGAGAGCTGCTTAAGAGTCAAAACAAAGAGCGAATGTTACACCATAAAATTACCGCTTTATTTGATGAAATTGCTGCCGTGCAGATGCCCAAAGAGGGCATGGTATCGGTGCTCATTATGGTGGGTGAGCAAAAAAATATTTTAAATCGTGAAAAAAAACATTGTGAGCAAGAACTTTTTGTCGTAGAGCGCAATACTAAAAAGCTTCAAGCAGAATACCAAAAAGCGCATGTGGAATATGAAAAAATTAAATACCTTGAAGAGCAAGAGCTTAAAGCGATGATGGACAAGATTAAACGCGAAGAACAGCTCTATTTAGATGAAATATCAACGATGTTATTTGCCGGTGAAATGAGTAAAAGAGGTAGAGGATGA
- a CDS encoding adenylosuccinate synthase, with protein MKADMIVGIQWGDEGKGKIVDLLAQDYDVVCRYQGGHNAGHTIWVDGVRYALHLIPSGILNPKALNVIGNGVVVSPEALIKEMAQFDKLEGRLFVSDKAHMILNHHILIDQAKEKLRGAKAIGTTGRGIGPSYGSKIERSGHRLGELRDTNKLALALVEFYDENRALFSALGIVTPNFETLKKELDSYAKVLLPFLTDTTHMVWRCLDENKKVLLEGAQGTMLDIDHGTYPFVTSSNTISAGACVGLGLNPKDIGKVTGIVKAYCTRVGNGPFPTEDFGAEGDQLREKGHEYGTSTGRARRCGWFDAVACRYASRINGCDDLSIMKLDVLDGFETIKVCVAYEVNGQRVETLPEDLDNVKPIYEELPGWESVVGCRKFEDLPDSAKAYLKRLEVLTGTKIGLISTSPDRNDTIIL; from the coding sequence ATGAAAGCTGATATGATCGTAGGAATTCAATGGGGTGATGAGGGTAAAGGCAAGATCGTTGATCTTTTAGCGCAGGATTACGATGTTGTATGCCGTTATCAAGGTGGTCACAACGCAGGTCATACGATCTGGGTTGATGGTGTACGTTATGCACTTCACTTGATTCCCTCCGGTATTTTAAATCCAAAAGCACTGAATGTCATTGGTAATGGTGTAGTTGTTTCCCCTGAAGCTCTCATTAAAGAGATGGCGCAGTTTGATAAACTAGAAGGTCGTCTTTTTGTGAGCGATAAAGCGCACATGATTCTTAATCATCACATTTTAATTGACCAAGCCAAAGAAAAACTACGAGGGGCTAAAGCCATTGGTACAACAGGACGTGGCATTGGACCAAGTTATGGTAGTAAAATAGAGCGTAGTGGACACCGTTTGGGAGAGCTTCGCGATACCAATAAGCTCGCTCTTGCTTTGGTTGAATTTTACGATGAGAACAGAGCACTTTTCAGTGCACTTGGTATTGTAACCCCTAATTTTGAAACATTGAAAAAAGAGTTAGATAGCTATGCAAAAGTACTTTTACCGTTTTTAACGGACACGACACACATGGTGTGGAGATGTTTGGATGAAAACAAAAAAGTATTGTTAGAAGGTGCTCAAGGAACAATGCTCGATATCGATCATGGAACCTATCCGTTTGTAACCAGTTCAAATACTATTAGTGCGGGTGCATGTGTAGGGCTTGGTCTTAATCCAAAAGATATTGGTAAAGTAACGGGCATTGTAAAAGCGTATTGTACCCGTGTGGGTAATGGTCCATTTCCTACGGAAGATTTTGGAGCTGAGGGTGATCAACTACGTGAAAAAGGGCATGAATACGGCACTTCAACAGGTCGTGCGCGCCGTTGCGGTTGGTTTGATGCAGTTGCTTGTCGTTATGCGAGCCGTATAAATGGATGTGATGATCTTTCCATTATGAAACTTGATGTTCTAGATGGCTTTGAAACCATTAAAGTCTGTGTTGCCTATGAAGTGAACGGCCAAAGAGTCGAGACATTGCCTGAAGATTTGGATAATGTTAAACCAATCTATGAAGAACTTCCAGGTTGGGAAAGTGTTGTGGGATGTCGTAAATTTGAAGATTTACCTGACTCTGCAAAAGCGTATCTTAAGCGCCTTGAGGTGTTAACAGGAACTAAAATAGGACTCATTTCTACCAGCCCAGATAGGAACGATACCATTATTCTATAA
- a CDS encoding DUF507 family protein — MKIRLPHAPYIANKIAIDILNCGFVTMLKGLEPIVKVAEDLIVADIKQETALEERVTEILEQNEDEMEFQRVDRRNMFWLIKKKLAREFGVILSYEDRYNEISHKILETCWKMGLIEYNVTENRVKNVVFNAIETYVSHFQAIEDEVAEKISNYKRKLVPGSEEYDLIFEKLYEEELRRRGMLV, encoded by the coding sequence ATGAAAATCAGATTGCCTCATGCCCCTTATATTGCCAATAAAATAGCGATTGATATTTTAAATTGTGGATTTGTTACCATGCTTAAGGGCTTAGAGCCTATTGTAAAAGTCGCAGAGGATTTGATTGTTGCCGATATTAAACAAGAGACTGCGCTAGAAGAGCGTGTAACAGAAATTTTGGAACAAAATGAAGATGAGATGGAGTTTCAACGCGTTGATCGCCGAAATATGTTTTGGTTGATCAAGAAAAAGTTAGCACGCGAGTTTGGTGTTATTTTGTCGTATGAAGATAGATACAACGAGATATCACATAAAATTTTAGAAACGTGCTGGAAAATGGGTTTGATTGAATACAATGTTACTGAAAACCGTGTAAAAAATGTTGTTTTTAATGCGATAGAGACGTATGTATCACATTTCCAAGCTATTGAAGATGAAGTGGCTGAGAAAATTTCAAACTATAAGCGAAAGCTAGTCCCTGGCTCAGAAGAGTATGATTTGATTTTTGAAAAGCTCTATGAAGAAGAGCTTAGAAGAAGAGGAATGTTAGTATGA
- the carA gene encoding glutamine-hydrolyzing carbamoyl-phosphate synthase small subunit yields the protein MMLKPVWIYLENGVFLEAKSFGFEGSKTGEIVFNTSMSGYQEIMSDPSYAGQFVVFTMPEIGIVGTNDNDMESNTIYASGMFVRSLNEMPSNFRSTDTLPSFLKKYQSMGICDIDTRYLTKMIRDNGPKMMIASTEVSDPEKLKAMLLASPRIEEVNYIEKVSTSKPYLHVNGVWDAEAQAYNATPKRIGKKILAVDLGIKRNILNELCEVGLDVEVIPHNFNADEVIARYKKGEIHGIFLSNGPGDPLILKNEAAEVSKVIEAKVPMFAICLGHQLLSIAHGYPTYKLKFGQHGGNHPVKNIKSNIVEITTQNHNYNVPDNICQIARITHVNLFDNTIEGLEYNDSPIFSVQHHPEASAGPQESRYIFQEFANRL from the coding sequence ATGATGTTAAAACCTGTATGGATTTATCTTGAAAATGGCGTTTTCTTAGAAGCAAAAAGTTTTGGCTTTGAAGGTTCAAAAACAGGAGAGATCGTTTTTAATACCTCTATGAGCGGTTATCAAGAGATTATGAGTGATCCAAGTTATGCAGGACAGTTTGTTGTTTTTACGATGCCTGAAATTGGTATTGTTGGAACCAATGACAATGACATGGAAAGTAACACCATTTACGCAAGTGGAATGTTTGTACGAAGTTTGAACGAAATGCCTTCTAACTTTAGATCTACAGACACATTGCCGTCATTTTTGAAAAAATATCAAAGTATGGGTATTTGTGATATTGACACACGTTATTTGACTAAAATGATTCGAGATAACGGTCCTAAAATGATGATCGCATCGACTGAAGTGAGTGACCCTGAAAAGCTCAAAGCTATGCTCTTAGCTAGCCCTCGTATTGAAGAAGTCAATTATATTGAAAAAGTAAGTACCTCAAAACCTTATTTACATGTAAACGGGGTATGGGATGCAGAAGCCCAAGCTTACAATGCAACCCCAAAACGAATTGGTAAGAAAATTCTTGCTGTCGATTTAGGTATTAAACGCAATATCCTAAATGAACTATGCGAAGTAGGGTTGGATGTTGAAGTTATTCCTCACAATTTTAATGCTGATGAAGTGATTGCACGTTATAAAAAAGGCGAGATTCACGGAATTTTCTTATCCAATGGCCCTGGTGATCCGCTTATTTTAAAAAATGAAGCAGCAGAAGTAAGTAAAGTAATTGAGGCAAAAGTGCCTATGTTTGCCATCTGTTTAGGGCATCAATTACTCTCTATTGCGCATGGGTATCCAACGTATAAGCTTAAATTTGGACAGCATGGTGGTAATCATCCTGTTAAAAATATAAAAAGCAATATTGTAGAAATTACAACACAAAACCACAATTACAATGTACCTGATAACATCTGTCAAATTGCACGTATTACACATGTCAACCTTTTTGACAACACCATTGAGGGACTTGAATATAATGACTCTCCAATTTTCTCTGTACAGCATCATCCAGAGGCGAGCGCAGGTCCACAAGAGAGTAGATATATTTTCCAAGAGTTTGCCAACAGATTATAA